In the Rahnella sikkimica genome, GAGCTCCCGCATCTGCATCACATCAAAGACGTCTTCCGTTTCCAGCGTCGGCATCATGCACAGGTGTGTGTCTTTCATAATCTCCCACCACTGAGGCAGGGAGGCGAGGGTGAACTTGGGCAATACAAGCCCGTCCACCGGCCGACAGATCCAAAGAGGTCGTCAGGTACTGCCCCATCTCTGTGTGGCGTGGACGTATAAAGACCAGAGGCCATTCGGCCCCCTGACCCTCTGCCTTAGCAGAAACGTAACGCTGCGAGTATTGCTTTAAATTATCCATGGCCGCAGGCACATCGGCCTCGCTGACCGCGTCCTCAAGGCAAATGACAATCGAACGCAGGCCTTCAATTTCATTACTCAGCACGCTTTTTGCAATATCAGAACGCGTTGCAGGCATATAGAGCGTGGCACCCAGACGGTATGGCGAAAGTCTCTTTGTCATCAGTGAACCTTTTTAATAATGGTGATGGCACGATATTGTCCGATGCGATCGCCGACCTCAGTGATGGTGATATTTTTTTCACGAGCCAGATACACCAGCAGCGCGACGTCAGGATCGTCCACCGAACGAACAAGAACGTGCTCAGGCACCCGGCGCAGAACGGCACGTGTCGCTTCGGCAATACCGGGTTTAATCCGGTTAATGCTTGAAATAGCGTATTCGGCGGCCAGCGACGCGATGACCCGTTCACTTTGTGATTTCAGTTGCGTAAAACGCTCAGGGTCCCACTGGCTGGCGGAAATCTCGCTCAGATCAAGTGAGTTCCGGCAATCTGCCACTGTATCTACCAGCTGGCGGCTGCATTCAAACTGGCGGAGATGTTCACACTGAACGCAGCCGTGCAGTCCTTCTGATGACCAGATGGAACGGGAGATAAGTCCGGAGACAGGGGCTCCCATGATGCCGAAGGGAATTAACCAGTCATCATCGCTGGCGGCAAGCCAGGACACGCCGCAGGGGTCAGCCAGAACAACGAGGCGGGGATCCTGCGGATAGCCAGCGCGTGATGACAGCGAGCGTCGAAGTTCGCCGGTAATTGCACCTTTGCCCGTCCACCCATCGACAAACACCACACCTTCCGTGCCGTGCCGATCCTCAATCCAGTCCATGGCTGTTTCATCAATGCCCCGGTCTCTGATAATGCTGACACCGTAATGGTGAGACGGTTTGCCCATCGCCCGGAGTGTCTGATGCAACATGACGCCAAGGGGAACACCGGCCCGCACCAGACTGACTAAAACAATCGGCGTATCGCCGAAACGTTCAGACAATGCTTTCGCCAGCATCACCACTTCTCGCGCCAGACGGACTGCGCCCTGGTCCAAGGCCCGGGCAAACAAATCCAGATGCCAGTTTGTCGGTTCAGGCTCCTGACTCAGCATGTCGGAGTAATGCTTTGCCCCGGACTGAATAAGCTGCTCTTTTTGGTCTACGGGCGTCATTTCCATTTCAACCGGCTTCAGAAGAAAGTGGACGTCGTCGGGCAGATAAGAACCGGAAAAAGGGATAAATGGCTGCATACTATTTCTCTCCGAAAACATGGCGACTGATTTGTTCGGCGAACTGGCTCTGCCGGGGCAGGCCAAACCAGTGACACAGCTTCATGAAACGATGATCACTCAGGCTGTCTCCCAGACCAATAACAGGGAAAACGCCGCGTTCGGCACGCAGTTTATTCAGCAGGTACTGCGTCGCGAGACCTTTTTCTACGGGTGTGGGAAGCCAGGCAATGTTGTTGCTGTTGCGATGAATGTAAAAACCTTCTGTCGGGAATGTCGCTTCGATTTCATCACCGATAGCATAAAGTTCTTCCAGCCGTGTGCTGTCGGTGTGCTTCATCACCAGATACACCGGCGTATTGTCATATTCGTAATTGATACGCGCCCAGCCCTGAATCCCGCGCGTTTCCATCAGAGACGTGATGTCGTGCTGCATCTTCAGCAACTGATCCCGATAGGCGGACAGACTCATGAGCATCTGAGCTTTCCACTCTTCATCCGGCTTTCCTTCCGGCGTCAGGATCACCGCACCATGTGTCACGATCGCCCACGAGCGAAACGGGATAGTCACGCGACTCATTTCTTCCGTACCCCGCGCAGTGACCGGGATAAAGTCAGCGTGCTCAAGCAGCCAGTCCACCAGCATGGATTGTTCTTCGGTCATGAAGCTGCGGGCTTCCATTGAACGATCTAAAGCGCCCGGACGGTAGGGTGTCTGGAAAAGGGTGTCATCGAGATCAGAAAAAACGACCGGCTTATTCATAAACGATCACCTCAACGGCAGGAGCCACGGCGTTTAATGCCGCAAGCAGCGCAGGGTCGACACTCTCAGCCGGTGTTTCGATACACAGGAGAATGCGGTCAAACTGCTGATGCGCGACGTTATAGACATAATTCGGAATACCCAACCCGTAATTATCCGTAAGGCAATCGCGGACTCGATGGCGAACCCGGTGGAAATCGGGGACCGTTGTGCGCGAACCTGATTTCGCGCGAATTCCAGGTTCGCCGCACAACGGCCCCGATTTCCACCGGGTTCGCCATCGAGTCCGCGATTGCCTTTACGGATAATTACGGGTTGGGTATTCCGAATTATGTCTATAACGTCGCGCATCAGCAGTTTGACCGCATTCTCCTGTGTATCGAAACACCGGCTGAGAGTGTCGACCCTGCGCTGCTTGCGGCATTAAACGCCGTGGCTCCTGCCGTTGAGGTGATCGTTTATGAATAAGCCGGTCGTTTTTTCTGATCTCGATGACACCCTTTTCCAGACACGTCGGAAAATGGTGGATGAACTGGCGCTTGAACCCTACCGTCCGGGCGCTTTAGATCGTTCAATGGAAGCCCGCAGCTTCATGACCGAAGAACAATCCATGCTGGTGGACTGGCTGCTTGAGCACGCTGACTTTATCCCGGTCACTGCGCGGGGTACGGAAGAAATGAGTCGCGTGACTATCCCGTTTCGCTCGTGGGCGATCGTGACACATGGTGCGGTGATCCTGACGCCGGAAGGAAAGCCGGATGAAGAGTGGAAAGCTCAGATGCTCATGAGTCTGTCCGCCTATCGGGATCAGTTGCTGAAGATGCAGCACGACATCACGTCTCTGATGGAAACGCGCGGGATTCAGGGCTGGGCGCGTATCAATTACGAATATGACAATACGCCGGTGTATCTGGTGATGAAGCACACCGACAGCACACGGCTGGAAGAACTTTATGCTATCGGTGATGAAATCGAAGCGACATTCCCGACAGAAGGTTTTTACATTCATCGCAACAGCAACAACATTGCCTGGCTTCCCACACCCGTAGAAAAAGGTCTCGCGACGCAGTACCTGCTGAATAAACTGCGTGCCGAACGCGGCGTTTTCCCTGTTATTGGTCTGGGAGACAGCCTGAGTGATCATCGTTTCATGAAGCTGTGTCACTGGTTTGGCCTGCCCCGGCAGAGCCAGTTCGCCGAACAAATCAGTCGCCATGTTTTCGGAGAGAAATAGTATGCAGCCATTTATCCCTTTTTCCGGTTCTTATCTGCCCGACGACGTCCACTTTCTTCTGAAGCCGGTTGAAATGGAAATGACGCCCGTAGACCAAAAAGAGCAGCTTATTCAGTCCGGGGCAAAGCATTACTCCGACATGCTGAGTCAGGAGCCTGAACCGACAAACTGGCATCTGGATTTGTTTGCCCGGGCCTTGGACCAGGGCGCAGTCCGTCTGGCGCGAGAAGTGGTGATGCTGGCGAAAGCATTGTCTGAACGTTTCGGCGATACGCCGATTGTTTTAGTCAGTCTGGTGCGGGCCGGTGTTCCCCTTGGCGTCATGTTGCATCAGACACTCCGGGCGATGGGCAAACCGTCTCACCATTACGGTGTCAGCATTATCAGAGACCGGGGCATTGATGAAACAGCCATGGACTGGATTGAGGATCGGCACGGCACGGAAGGTGTGGTGTTTGTCGATGGGTGGACGGGCAAAGGTGCAATTACCGGCGAACTTCGACGCTCGCTGTCATCACGCGCTGGCTATCCGCAGGATCCCCGCCTCGTTGTTCTGGCTGACCCCTGCGGCGTGTCCTGGCTTGCCGCCAGCGATGATGACTGGTTAATTCCCTTCGGCATCATGGGAGCCCCTGTCTCCGGACTTATCTCCCGTTCCATCTGGTCATCAGAAGGACTGCACGGCTGCGTTCAGTGTGAACATCTCCGCCAGTTTGAATGCAGCCGCCAGCTGGTAGATACAGTGGCAGATTGCCGGAACTCACTTGATCTGAGCGAGATTTCCGCCAGCCAGTGGGACCCTGAGCGTTTTACGCAACTGAAATCACAAAGTGAACGGGTCATCGCGTCGCTGGCCGCCGAATACGCTATTTCAAGCATTAACCGGATTAAACCCGGTATTGCCGAAGCGACACGTGCCGTTCTGCGCCGGGTGCCTGAGCACGTTCTTGTTCGTTCGGTGGACGATCCTGACGTCGCGCTGCTGGTGTATCTGGCTCGTGAAAAAAATATCACCATCACTGAGGTCGGCGATCGCATCGGACAATATCGTGCCATCACCATTATTAAAAAGGTTCACTGATGACAAAGAGACTTTCGCCATACCGTCTGGGTGCCACGCTCTATATGCCTGCAACGCGTTCTGATATTGCAAAAAGCGTGCTGAGTAATGAAATTGAAGGCCTGCGTTCGATTGTCATTTGCCTTGAGGACGCGGTCAGCGAGGCCGATGTGCCTGCGGCCATGGATAATTTAAAGCAAATACTCGCAGCGTTACGTTCTGCTAAGGCAGAGGGTCAGGGGGCCGAATGGCCTCTGGTCTTTATACGTCCACGCCACACAGAGATGGGGCAGTACCTGACGACCTCTTTGGATCTGTCGCCG is a window encoding:
- a CDS encoding HpcH/HpaI aldolase/citrate lyase family protein, producing the protein MTKRLSPYRLGATLYMPATRSDIAKSVLSNEIEGLRSIVICLEDAVSEADVPAAMDNLKQYSQRYVSAKAEGQGAEWPLVFIRPRHTEMGQYLTTSLDLSAGGRACIAQVHPRLPASVVGDYERHTPVHDADAGNGRRL
- a CDS encoding cysteine protease StiP family protein, encoding MQPFIPFSGSYLPDDVHFLLKPVEMEMTPVDQKEQLIQSGAKHYSDMLSQEPEPTNWHLDLFARALDQGAVRLAREVVMLAKALSERFGDTPIVLVSLVRAGVPLGVMLHQTLRAMGKPSHHYGVSIIRDRGIDETAMDWIEDRHGTEGVVFVDGWTGKGAITGELRRSLSSRAGYPQDPRLVVLADPCGVSWLAASDDDWLIPFGIMGAPVSGLISRSIWSSEGLHGCVQCEHLRQFECSRQLVDTVADCRNSLDLSEISASQWDPERFTQLKSQSERVIASLAAEYAISSINRIKPGIAEATRAVLRRVPEHVLVRSVDDPDVALLVYLAREKNITITEVGDRIGQYRAITIIKKVH